In Streptomyces capitiformicae, one genomic interval encodes:
- a CDS encoding tripartite tricarboxylate transporter TctB family protein — translation MTTHTTGTPPAPADERRSWLRDHSELGVCVLLLALGVLVLTDALTMDVDIAQRGPVGPRTVPVVVGAGLLLIAALLAVDVLRGGRGQAETGEDIDLSEPADWRTVLLLAGVFLGAAVLIEPLGFPVAGALLFWGAAFALGSRRFDRDPLIAAVLSLVTYAVFNNLLGVPLPGGPLMGVL, via the coding sequence ATGACGACGCACACCACCGGCACTCCCCCGGCACCCGCGGACGAGCGCCGCTCCTGGCTGCGCGACCACTCCGAACTCGGCGTCTGCGTCCTGCTGTTGGCCCTCGGCGTGCTGGTCCTGACCGACGCGCTCACCATGGACGTCGACATCGCCCAGCGCGGCCCGGTCGGCCCGCGGACCGTGCCGGTCGTCGTGGGTGCCGGGCTGCTGCTGATAGCCGCCCTGCTCGCCGTGGACGTGCTGCGCGGCGGCCGGGGCCAGGCGGAGACCGGCGAGGACATCGACCTGTCCGAGCCCGCGGACTGGCGTACGGTGCTGCTGCTCGCCGGGGTGTTCCTCGGCGCGGCCGTCCTCATCGAGCCGCTGGGCTTCCCCGTCGCGGGCGCGCTGCTCTTCTGGGGCGCGGCTTTTGCGCTCGGCAGCCGCCGCTTCGACCGCGACCCGCTGATCGCGGCCGTCCTGTCCCTGGTGACCTACGCCGTCTTCAACAACCTGCTCGGTGTACCACTGCCCGGCGGCCCGCTGATGGGAGTGCTGTGA
- a CDS encoding universal stress protein, with amino-acid sequence MTTRPITAGVDGTSESLAALAWAGREAVRRGLPLRVVHAWQWQPHEAITVDRDGQAQWAREALAEAARGVAERHPELEVTTELVEGPPVESLVGVAEHAETLVLGSRGHGAVVGFLLGSVGQQVLVESPRPVVFVRAEDSPAAEAAGREVVVGQHGTPEDSADVLRFAFETAAARGAALRAVRAWTLPPLYAYSPGSLRLLDEAGGLEPYEKNALAAAVQPWRERFPDVPVTQHVEMGSAGQVLLSVAGRAQLMVVGRRAHRRAVGARIGSVAHGVLHHAHCPVAVVPHE; translated from the coding sequence ATGACGACGCGCCCGATCACCGCCGGAGTGGACGGTACGTCCGAGAGCCTCGCCGCGCTGGCGTGGGCCGGCCGGGAGGCCGTACGGCGTGGGCTGCCGCTGCGGGTGGTGCACGCCTGGCAGTGGCAGCCGCACGAGGCGATCACCGTGGACCGGGACGGACAGGCGCAGTGGGCCCGTGAGGCCCTCGCGGAGGCGGCGCGGGGCGTCGCCGAACGGCACCCGGAGCTGGAGGTGACGACGGAGCTGGTGGAGGGGCCTCCCGTCGAGTCGCTGGTCGGTGTCGCGGAGCACGCCGAGACGCTGGTGCTCGGCTCGCGCGGCCACGGCGCCGTCGTCGGCTTCCTCCTGGGCTCCGTCGGGCAGCAGGTGCTCGTCGAGTCCCCGCGTCCCGTCGTGTTCGTGCGCGCCGAGGACAGTCCCGCCGCCGAGGCCGCCGGGCGGGAGGTCGTCGTGGGCCAGCACGGCACACCGGAGGACAGCGCCGACGTGCTGCGGTTCGCGTTCGAGACCGCCGCGGCACGTGGCGCCGCCCTGCGCGCGGTCCGGGCCTGGACGCTGCCGCCGCTGTACGCGTACAGCCCAGGCTCGCTGAGGCTCCTCGACGAGGCGGGCGGGCTGGAGCCGTACGAGAAGAACGCCCTGGCGGCGGCGGTCCAGCCGTGGCGGGAGCGGTTCCCCGATGTGCCGGTGACCCAGCACGTCGAGATGGGCAGCGCCGGTCAGGTGCTGCTGTCCGTGGCCGGGCGGGCCCAGCTGATGGTGGTCGGGCGCCGCGCCCATCGCAGGGCCGTGGGCGCCCGTATCGGCTCGGTCGCCCACGGCGTCCTGCACCACGCGCACTGCCCGGTGGCGGTCGTCCCGCACGAGTGA
- a CDS encoding VOC family protein — protein MTLRWEQVIVDSSDPVALGRWWAEALGWVVVDDSPEEYEIRPAPDRMPGLLFVRVPETKDRKNRLHFDFRPDDQRAEVTRLLGLGARHADAEAEYPWVTLLDPEGNEFCVLGVRAA, from the coding sequence ATGACCTTGAGGTGGGAACAAGTCATCGTGGACTCGTCGGACCCGGTGGCCCTCGGCCGCTGGTGGGCCGAGGCGCTGGGCTGGGTGGTGGTCGACGACTCCCCCGAGGAGTACGAGATCCGGCCGGCCCCGGACCGCATGCCGGGCCTGCTCTTCGTCCGGGTCCCGGAGACCAAGGACCGCAAGAACCGCCTCCACTTCGACTTCCGCCCCGACGACCAGCGGGCCGAGGTCACCCGCCTCCTCGGCCTCGGCGCCCGGCACGCGGACGCCGAGGCCGAGTACCCGTGGGTCACGCTCCTGGACCCGGAGGGCAACGAGTTCTGCGTGCTCGGGGTGCGAGCCGCATGA
- a CDS encoding DUF4032 domain-containing protein yields MALQISATNPEHPALLLELPWHLPLEEWPEHHLVPLPRGISRHVVRYARAGDEVVAVKELAERPALREYELLRDLDRLGIPAVDALGVVTGRTDESGGPLESVLITRHLGGSMPYRSMFETTMRPATMHRLMDALAVLLVRLHLAGFAWGDCSLSNTLFRRDAGAYAAYLVDAETGDLHPQLSVGQREYDLDLARVNISGELLDLEASGALHPSVDPIDFGNEICARYLKLWEELTRTSVYPAGKYHYIERRIRRLNDLGFDVAEMQIEHSSNGDTVTFVPKVVDAGHHQRQLLRLTGLDTEENQARRLLTDLESWMATQDDYAPGDPLGARPEVLAHRWVREVFRPTVRAVPLEQRGSMDPAEIYHQLLEHRWYLSERAQHDIGLDMAVKDYIDNVLPKALAVLPPTVDDVTPM; encoded by the coding sequence ATGGCACTGCAGATCAGCGCCACCAACCCGGAACACCCCGCGCTGCTCCTCGAACTGCCCTGGCACCTGCCCCTGGAGGAGTGGCCCGAGCACCACCTCGTGCCGCTCCCCCGCGGCATCTCCCGTCACGTGGTGCGTTACGCCCGCGCAGGCGACGAGGTCGTCGCCGTCAAGGAGCTCGCCGAACGGCCCGCCCTGCGCGAGTACGAGCTGCTGCGCGACCTGGACCGGCTGGGCATCCCCGCCGTGGACGCCCTCGGCGTGGTCACCGGCCGCACCGACGAGAGCGGCGGGCCGCTGGAGTCCGTGCTGATCACCCGGCACCTGGGCGGTTCGATGCCGTACCGCTCGATGTTCGAGACGACCATGCGCCCGGCCACCATGCACCGTCTGATGGACGCGCTGGCCGTACTGCTGGTGCGGCTGCACCTCGCCGGCTTCGCGTGGGGCGACTGCTCGCTGTCCAACACCCTGTTCCGGCGGGACGCGGGGGCGTACGCCGCCTACCTCGTGGACGCCGAGACCGGCGACCTGCACCCGCAACTGAGCGTCGGGCAACGCGAGTACGACCTGGATCTGGCCCGGGTGAACATCAGCGGAGAGCTGCTGGACCTGGAGGCGTCCGGGGCGCTGCACCCCTCGGTGGACCCGATCGACTTCGGCAACGAGATCTGCGCGCGCTACCTCAAGCTGTGGGAGGAGCTGACGCGCACATCCGTGTACCCGGCCGGTAAGTACCACTACATCGAGCGCCGGATCCGCCGTCTGAACGACCTCGGCTTCGATGTGGCCGAGATGCAGATCGAGCACTCCAGCAACGGTGACACGGTGACCTTCGTGCCCAAGGTCGTCGACGCGGGCCACCACCAGCGGCAGTTGCTGCGGCTGACCGGCCTGGACACGGAGGAGAACCAGGCCCGGCGGCTGCTGACCGACCTGGAGAGCTGGATGGCCACCCAGGACGACTACGCCCCGGGCGACCCGCTCGGCGCCCGGCCCGAGGTGCTCGCCCACCGCTGGGTGCGGGAGGTGTTCCGCCCTACCGTACGGGCCGTGCCGCTGGAGCAGCGCGGCTCCATGGACCCGGCGGAGATCTACCACCAGCTCCTCGAACACCGCTGGTATCTGTCCGAGCGGGCGCAGCACGACATCGGCCTGGACATGGCGGTCAAGGACTACATCGACAACGTCCTGCCGAAGGCCCTGGCGGTGCTGCCGCCCACGGTGGACGACGTCACCCCCATGTGA
- a CDS encoding response regulator — protein MSTGPGAIDVLVVDDDFMVARVHRTFVERVEPFRVVGVASTGEQAVAAVDELRPDLVLLDLYLPDVFGLDVIPRLRTAGHDSDVMVISAAREADTVRGAVRHGVVDYLLKPFEFEDLRSRLQRYAAQRGRLLTTVVHSQADVDRVLAGAGAVPAPAAGALPKGMSVETAELIERTLRGADGTLSATECATLTGISRVSARRYLEYFHGVGSADVSLRYGVAGRPERRYSWRV, from the coding sequence ATGAGTACTGGGCCGGGTGCGATCGACGTGCTCGTGGTCGACGACGACTTCATGGTGGCCAGGGTCCACCGCACCTTCGTCGAGCGGGTCGAGCCGTTCCGGGTCGTCGGCGTCGCCAGCACCGGCGAGCAGGCCGTCGCCGCCGTCGACGAGCTCCGCCCCGACCTGGTCCTGCTGGACCTGTACCTCCCGGACGTCTTCGGCCTCGATGTCATACCCCGACTGCGCACGGCCGGACACGACAGCGACGTCATGGTCATCAGCGCCGCCCGGGAGGCCGACACCGTACGCGGCGCCGTCCGGCACGGCGTCGTCGACTACCTCCTCAAACCGTTCGAGTTCGAGGACCTGCGCTCCCGGCTCCAGCGGTACGCCGCCCAGCGCGGCCGGCTGCTCACCACCGTCGTGCACAGCCAGGCCGACGTCGACCGGGTGCTGGCCGGGGCGGGTGCCGTACCGGCGCCGGCGGCCGGTGCCCTGCCCAAGGGCATGAGCGTCGAGACCGCCGAGCTGATCGAACGCACCCTCCGCGGCGCCGACGGCACCCTGTCCGCCACCGAGTGCGCGACCCTCACCGGCATCTCCCGCGTCAGCGCCCGCCGCTACCTGGAGTACTTCCACGGCGTCGGCAGCGCCGACGTGTCCCTGCGCTACGGGGTGGCCGGACGGCCGGAGCGGCGGTACAGCTGGCGGGTGTGA
- a CDS encoding tripartite tricarboxylate transporter permease, with protein sequence MDALNSLLDGFGTALTPVNLLWAAIGVLLGTAIGVLPGIGPAMAVALLLPVTYGLDPIGAFIMFAGIYYGAMFGGSTTSILLNTPGESAAVVAAMEGNPMAKSGRGAQALAAAAIGHFAGGMVGTLLLVALAPTVAELAVDIGAPDYFAIMVLAFIAVTSVLGSSRIRGLASLLIGLTIGLVGLDQMTGQQRLTFGSLQLTDGIDVVIVAVGLFAIGEALWVAAHLRRRPAEPIPVGLPWLGRGDVKRTWKSWVRGPFIGFPFGAIPAGGAEIPTFLSYVTEKRLSKHKDEWGKGAIEGVAGPESAASASAAGTLVSMLTLGLPTTAVAAVMLAAFQQYGIQPGPLLFEREPDLVWGLIASLFVGMVLLLALNLPLAPLWAKLLRIPRPYLYAGILFFAAVGAYAVGGEVIDLVILLVIGLIGFGMRRYGLPVLPAVIGVILGPNAEQQLRRALQISDGSVTGLVNTPFAVTVYAIIVVLLAWPLLKRLVTRGRTVDA encoded by the coding sequence ATGGACGCCCTCAACTCCCTTCTGGACGGCTTCGGTACGGCTCTCACCCCCGTCAACCTGCTGTGGGCGGCGATCGGTGTCCTGCTCGGCACGGCGATCGGGGTGCTGCCCGGCATCGGTCCGGCGATGGCGGTCGCGCTGCTGCTGCCGGTGACGTACGGGCTCGATCCCATCGGCGCGTTCATCATGTTCGCGGGCATCTACTACGGCGCGATGTTCGGCGGCTCCACCACCTCGATCCTCCTCAACACCCCCGGGGAGAGCGCCGCCGTGGTCGCGGCGATGGAGGGCAACCCGATGGCGAAGTCGGGGCGTGGCGCGCAGGCGCTCGCGGCCGCCGCCATCGGGCACTTCGCGGGCGGCATGGTCGGCACGCTGCTGCTGGTCGCGCTGGCGCCGACGGTGGCGGAGCTGGCGGTGGACATCGGCGCGCCGGACTACTTCGCGATCATGGTGCTGGCGTTCATCGCCGTGACGTCCGTCCTGGGCTCGTCCCGGATCCGGGGTCTCGCCTCCCTGCTCATCGGCCTGACGATCGGTCTGGTGGGCCTGGACCAGATGACCGGGCAGCAGCGCCTGACCTTCGGCTCGCTGCAACTCACCGACGGCATCGACGTGGTGATCGTCGCGGTCGGGCTGTTCGCCATCGGCGAGGCCCTGTGGGTCGCCGCCCATCTGCGGCGCAGGCCGGCCGAGCCGATCCCGGTGGGCCTGCCGTGGCTCGGCCGGGGCGATGTGAAGCGGACCTGGAAGTCCTGGGTGCGGGGCCCGTTCATCGGCTTCCCGTTCGGCGCGATCCCGGCGGGCGGCGCCGAGATTCCCACCTTCCTGTCGTACGTCACCGAGAAACGGCTGTCGAAGCACAAGGACGAGTGGGGCAAGGGCGCGATCGAGGGGGTGGCGGGGCCGGAGTCGGCGGCCTCGGCCTCGGCGGCGGGCACCCTCGTGTCCATGCTGACGCTCGGCCTGCCCACCACGGCGGTCGCGGCGGTCATGCTGGCCGCCTTCCAGCAGTACGGCATCCAGCCGGGTCCCCTGCTCTTCGAGCGCGAACCCGACCTGGTGTGGGGCCTGATCGCCTCCCTCTTCGTCGGCATGGTCCTGCTGCTCGCCCTGAACCTCCCGCTGGCGCCGCTGTGGGCGAAGCTGCTGCGCATTCCGCGGCCGTATCTCTACGCGGGCATCCTCTTCTTCGCCGCGGTCGGGGCGTACGCGGTCGGCGGTGAGGTGATCGACCTGGTGATCCTGCTGGTCATCGGCCTGATCGGCTTCGGCATGCGCCGCTACGGCCTGCCCGTGCTGCCGGCCGTGATCGGTGTGATCCTCGGCCCGAACGCCGAGCAACAGCTGCGGCGTGCCCTGCAGATCAGCGACGGCAGCGTCACCGGCCTGGTCAACACGCCGTTCGCGGTGACGGTGTACGCGATCATCGTCGTGCTGCTGGCGTGGCCGCTGCTGAAGCGGCTGGTCACCCGCGGCCGCACCGTCGACGCATGA
- a CDS encoding sensor histidine kinase, with amino-acid sequence MVAEFRRHTLAGEMLVLQLAIVVVVLLAVAAVSLTQSAATFNRVEGRRVTALAEQLAANPLVRDRLVRPVAHEALAPLVNSTQTQSGVTSVTVADAEGRIVSSTDPTVIGDPLPTGEGATPGRGWSGSLTLDGSHELVAQVPVLGATDANLGRLLGTVMIGEASPTVWQRLSGASSYLLAYLGIASGLGLVGSWLLARRVKRQTLGLEPHEIAGLAEHREAMLYGIAEGVIALDPHHRLTLVNEVGRRLLDLPEDCVGKSLADLGVEGRLRDVLAGAAEADKRDEVDKCLEVGKRDEVGKRDEVDKRDEVVIRRGRVLVMNRMTVTKDGRLLGSVTTLRDRTELARLEREIGSFRSSSELLRAQAHEFANQLHTISGLIQIGEQDEVVRYIRALSRRRHSLDVTLSRRVRDTAVAALLMAKTSLAAERKVTLRISDDTALDRLAPEDAADVATVVGNLVDNAVDASAAADEPGDREAWVEVGLRQDASSVEIVVRDSGPGVAPELAREVFSHGFTTKAAREGERGIGLALTRLVCERHGGEISVTNTPDGAMFTARMTVSHLTDAVAEGATP; translated from the coding sequence GTGGTCGCCGAGTTCCGCCGCCATACCCTCGCAGGCGAGATGCTGGTCCTCCAGCTCGCCATCGTCGTAGTGGTCCTGCTCGCCGTCGCCGCGGTCTCCCTCACCCAGTCCGCCGCGACCTTCAACCGGGTCGAGGGCCGCCGTGTCACCGCCCTCGCCGAGCAGCTCGCGGCCAACCCTCTCGTACGCGACCGGCTCGTCCGGCCCGTGGCGCACGAGGCGCTGGCACCCCTGGTGAACTCCACCCAGACCCAGTCCGGCGTGACCTCCGTCACGGTGGCCGACGCAGAAGGCCGCATCGTCAGCTCCACCGACCCCACCGTGATCGGCGACCCGCTGCCGACCGGCGAGGGCGCCACCCCCGGCCGCGGCTGGTCCGGCTCACTGACGCTGGACGGCAGTCACGAACTCGTCGCCCAGGTGCCCGTCCTCGGGGCGACCGACGCGAACCTCGGCCGCCTCCTCGGCACGGTCATGATCGGCGAGGCCTCCCCGACCGTGTGGCAGCGCCTGAGCGGAGCCTCCTCCTACCTGCTCGCCTACCTGGGCATCGCCAGCGGCCTCGGCCTCGTCGGCTCCTGGCTGCTGGCCCGCCGCGTCAAACGCCAGACCCTCGGCCTGGAGCCCCACGAGATCGCCGGCCTCGCCGAACACCGCGAGGCCATGCTGTACGGCATCGCCGAGGGGGTGATCGCCCTGGACCCGCACCACCGGCTCACCCTGGTCAACGAGGTGGGGCGGCGCCTGCTCGACCTGCCCGAGGACTGCGTCGGCAAGAGCCTGGCCGACCTCGGCGTCGAGGGACGGCTGCGGGACGTGCTGGCCGGAGCTGCCGAGGCCGACAAGCGCGACGAGGTCGACAAGTGCCTTGAAGTCGGCAAGCGCGACGAGGTCGGCAAGCGCGACGAGGTCGACAAGCGCGACGAGGTCGTCATCCGCCGGGGCCGGGTGCTGGTGATGAACCGGATGACCGTCACCAAGGACGGCCGTCTCCTCGGCTCGGTCACCACGCTTCGGGACCGCACCGAGCTGGCCCGGCTGGAACGCGAGATCGGCTCCTTCCGCAGCTCCTCGGAGCTGCTGCGCGCCCAGGCCCACGAGTTCGCCAACCAGCTGCACACCATCTCCGGGCTCATCCAGATCGGCGAGCAGGACGAGGTCGTCCGCTACATCCGCGCACTGAGCCGGCGCCGCCACTCCCTCGACGTCACCCTCAGCCGCCGCGTCCGCGACACAGCCGTCGCCGCCCTGCTCATGGCGAAGACCTCCCTCGCCGCCGAACGCAAGGTCACCCTGCGGATCTCCGACGACACCGCGCTGGACCGGCTCGCACCGGAGGACGCCGCCGACGTGGCGACGGTGGTCGGCAACCTCGTCGACAACGCCGTGGACGCCTCAGCGGCCGCCGACGAACCGGGCGACCGCGAGGCCTGGGTCGAGGTGGGGCTGCGCCAGGACGCCTCCAGCGTGGAGATCGTGGTCCGCGACTCGGGCCCCGGCGTGGCCCCCGAACTCGCCCGCGAGGTCTTCTCCCACGGCTTCACCACCAAAGCCGCGCGGGAAGGCGAACGCGGCATCGGCCTGGCCCTCACCCGCCTCGTCTGCGAACGGCACGGCGGTGAGATCTCGGTGACCAACACCCCAGACGGGGCCATGTTCACCGCCCGCATGACCGTCAGCCACCTCACCGACGCGGTGGCGGAAGGAGCGACACCATGA
- a CDS encoding Bug family tripartite tricarboxylate transporter substrate binding protein, producing the protein MHLRTPRGRVALALLGAAVLVLVGPPLLTTGSGTETGTQIPGLRFMVPNTPGGGYDITARTAAKNAEDAGLTHNIEVFNLPGAGGTVGLTRLVGEHGNGKLAMSMGLGVVGAVRSNDAPKTLADTTPIARLTEEQDVVVVAKDSPYKTIDDLIGAWKDNPGKLPVGGGSSPGGPDHLAPMLMARAAGIAPKEVNYIPFDGGGELLASILGNKVAFGVSGVGEYLDQIKAGELRLLAVTGPERVDGLDAPTLQEAGYDVNFTNWRGIVAPPGLAEAERDKLTRLIEELHDSPEWQQSMRQNGWDDAFLTGEKFGDFLKAEDERVVSVLKELGL; encoded by the coding sequence GTGCACCTGCGCACCCCCCGAGGGCGTGTCGCCCTCGCCCTGCTCGGGGCCGCCGTGCTCGTGCTCGTGGGACCTCCGCTGCTGACGACCGGCAGCGGCACCGAGACGGGCACGCAGATCCCGGGGCTGCGTTTCATGGTTCCGAACACGCCCGGCGGCGGCTACGACATCACGGCCCGTACGGCGGCGAAGAACGCCGAGGACGCCGGGCTCACCCACAACATCGAGGTGTTCAACCTGCCCGGCGCCGGCGGCACCGTCGGCCTGACCCGGCTGGTCGGCGAGCACGGCAACGGCAAGCTGGCCATGTCGATGGGCCTCGGTGTCGTGGGCGCCGTCCGCTCCAACGACGCACCCAAGACCCTCGCCGACACCACCCCGATCGCCCGGCTCACCGAGGAGCAGGACGTCGTGGTGGTCGCGAAGGACTCGCCGTACAAGACGATCGACGATCTCATCGGCGCGTGGAAGGACAACCCCGGCAAACTGCCGGTGGGCGGTGGGTCGTCGCCGGGCGGGCCCGACCATCTGGCGCCGATGCTGATGGCGCGGGCGGCCGGGATCGCGCCGAAGGAGGTCAACTACATCCCCTTCGACGGCGGTGGTGAGCTGCTCGCGTCGATCCTCGGCAACAAGGTTGCCTTCGGGGTGTCCGGGGTCGGCGAGTACCTGGACCAGATCAAGGCGGGCGAGCTGCGGCTGCTCGCGGTCACCGGGCCCGAGCGGGTGGACGGCCTGGACGCGCCCACGCTCCAGGAGGCCGGCTACGACGTGAACTTCACCAACTGGCGCGGCATCGTCGCCCCGCCCGGTCTCGCCGAGGCCGAGCGCGACAAACTCACCCGGCTGATCGAGGAGTTGCACGACTCACCGGAGTGGCAGCAGTCGATGCGGCAGAACGGCTGGGACGACGCCTTCCTCACCGGCGAGAAGTTCGGCGACTTCCTGAAGGCGGAGGACGAGCGCGTGGTGTCGGTGCTGAAGGAGCTGGGACTATGA
- a CDS encoding AMP-dependent synthetase/ligase — MSNFGIAPPVARVMAGGLADALFETAHRDPALPQIARRDASAPDTWTQVSAAEVRDEVVDLAKGLVASGIRPGNRVAVMARTRYEWTVLGFALWSVGAEIVPIYPTSSRDQVEWILRDAACVGVVVEDEQGVMTVGSVCAQLPLLRHVWQMDDGSLARLVEAGRDVPDATVDSLRRIVMPDSTAVIAYTSGTTGHPRGCALSHRGLASPCDVLLAGWRHTAAAPGQQPAILAFLPFSHVYGLMIQGMCLRGGLLLAHEPELTEEALSAALLSFRPTFLFGVPYVFEKIYKNFLRKAQQAGRGALFERAVRTAQDYALAAERQRLTAGPGPGMDLKLQHAFYEKTVYRKLRAALGGRVRGGCSGGSPLNRDLTLFYAGIGILVHDGYGLTETSGGITAQPVGREKFGTVGRPLPGTEIRVARDGEILVNGPSVFHGYVNDEAGTREALQDGWLATGDIGRLDSEGYLSITGRKKEIIITSGGKGVAPAPLEEQLRMHPLIHQAVVVGDNRPCVGALITLDPEFLAHWRGALSASNTNELLGREAREENALRQEVLRAIAGANSTVSRSESIRVFRILPVPFDLANGMLTPSMKLRRDTIVRQYAAEIEAMYATARAGRQTVQEDLAGWDDSDDVFRRTRPR, encoded by the coding sequence ATGAGCAACTTCGGCATCGCTCCACCGGTGGCACGAGTCATGGCCGGGGGCCTCGCCGACGCGCTCTTCGAGACGGCGCACCGTGATCCCGCGCTGCCCCAGATCGCGCGCCGAGACGCGTCCGCCCCGGACACCTGGACCCAAGTGAGCGCGGCCGAGGTGCGGGACGAAGTGGTGGATCTCGCCAAGGGGTTGGTGGCGTCCGGGATCCGGCCCGGCAACCGGGTGGCCGTCATGGCGCGCACCCGCTACGAGTGGACGGTGCTCGGTTTCGCCCTGTGGTCGGTTGGTGCCGAGATCGTGCCGATCTATCCGACGTCCTCCCGCGACCAGGTCGAGTGGATCCTGCGGGACGCGGCCTGTGTGGGCGTGGTCGTCGAGGACGAGCAGGGCGTGATGACGGTCGGCTCGGTCTGCGCCCAGCTGCCGCTGCTGCGTCACGTCTGGCAGATGGACGACGGCTCCCTCGCGCGACTCGTGGAGGCGGGCCGGGACGTGCCGGACGCGACGGTGGACTCGCTGCGCCGCATCGTCATGCCGGACTCCACCGCGGTGATCGCGTACACGTCCGGCACGACCGGCCATCCCCGGGGGTGCGCGCTGTCCCATCGCGGCCTGGCCAGCCCCTGCGACGTGCTGCTCGCCGGCTGGCGGCACACCGCGGCGGCGCCCGGGCAACAGCCGGCGATCCTCGCCTTCCTTCCGTTCTCGCATGTCTACGGCCTCATGATCCAGGGGATGTGCCTGCGCGGCGGGCTGCTCCTGGCGCACGAGCCGGAGTTGACCGAGGAGGCGCTGTCCGCCGCGCTGCTGTCCTTCAGGCCCACGTTTCTCTTCGGTGTGCCCTATGTCTTCGAGAAGATCTACAAGAACTTCCTGCGCAAGGCCCAGCAGGCGGGCCGCGGCGCCCTGTTCGAGCGCGCGGTGCGCACCGCGCAGGACTACGCCCTCGCCGCCGAGCGGCAGCGCCTGACCGCGGGCCCCGGCCCCGGCATGGACCTGAAGCTCCAGCACGCCTTCTACGAGAAGACCGTGTACCGCAAGCTGCGGGCGGCGCTCGGCGGGCGGGTCCGCGGCGGCTGTTCCGGCGGCTCCCCGCTCAACCGCGACCTCACGCTGTTCTACGCCGGCATCGGCATCCTCGTCCACGACGGGTACGGCCTCACCGAGACCTCCGGGGGCATCACCGCGCAGCCGGTGGGCCGGGAGAAGTTCGGCACCGTGGGGCGTCCGCTGCCGGGCACGGAGATCCGGGTGGCGCGGGACGGGGAGATCCTGGTCAACGGGCCGTCCGTGTTCCACGGTTACGTCAACGACGAGGCGGGCACCCGTGAGGCGCTCCAGGACGGCTGGCTCGCCACCGGGGACATCGGGCGGCTGGACTCCGAGGGATATCTGTCGATCACCGGCCGCAAGAAGGAGATCATCATCACCAGCGGCGGCAAGGGCGTGGCCCCGGCGCCGCTGGAGGAGCAGCTGCGGATGCATCCGCTGATCCACCAGGCGGTGGTCGTGGGCGACAACCGGCCCTGTGTGGGCGCGCTGATCACGCTGGACCCGGAGTTCCTCGCCCACTGGCGGGGTGCGCTGAGCGCCTCGAACACGAACGAGCTGCTGGGCCGGGAGGCCCGGGAGGAGAACGCGCTGCGGCAGGAGGTGCTGCGGGCGATCGCCGGGGCCAACAGCACGGTGTCCCGCTCGGAGTCCATCCGGGTCTTCCGTATCCTCCCCGTGCCCTTCGACCTCGCCAACGGCATGCTGACGCCGTCGATGAAGCTGCGCCGCGACACCATCGTGCGGCAGTACGCGGCCGAGATCGAGGCGATGTACGCGACGGCGCGGGCCGGCCGCCAAACCGTGCAGGAGGACCTCGCGGGGTGGGACGACTCCGACGACGTATTCCGCCGCACCCGGCCCCGCTGA